GTCTATAACATTAACTAAGACATTTGGGAACAAGATTTTCCTTACTATGTTTAACTTGTATTTCTTTAacctgtcaaaaaaaaaaattaatggacagtaacaatgcTTTTCATCCAATCCCTATGCTTGACTTTGCTAATGTCTTCCTTGTCAGGGCTATAACTACCCAACACAAAGTATACCTTGCTGAAGAGCCTTTCCTTGATGTTGAGGCCTTAGTTCCTTCCCTATCCCTTTTGGCTTTATACTTAACCTTGGTCATCTGAGGTTTTTCATAATGTAATgaatatttctattttattgaatatggtattttattcatttatatgaTGTTTTctttgagaaaatattttgttaaactTGTTTAGTCTAGATGGATTCAAAACATATACTTGGTAAATCTCTATAATGGGTTTAACTCTAATGCTCATACTTAGAAAGAGTAACTTCTTTAAACAGTATGTATAGATTAAAGcccatactaaaaaaaaatcttaaattttagtGAGATTTTCTAGttatcataatattaggtgacaaCTCTTGTTATTCAATGTTGTGCACATCATGATCCCCAATCaggtttaataatttgattttattttaattagatgataacaATATAGGCAATGATAGTAaacagaaattgtttttttttaacaaaaacattgaAAGTACAAaactggattaaaaaaataacttaaggtAACATGATAGACATGTAACCTGGGTAATAAAAGGCGAGCCAACCTGAATTAACCTGCAAAACTCGTGGCTTAagtcatgaaattgaaaaaacctgatagaaaagaaagtgaaaaaaaaccataaagtcaatctttaaaaaacaaaaaactaaaatcaaatgatgaagtcaaaaaaagaaaataagccaAAGAAAAGAGACATGGATCCTCATTAACTTTTGAAACTCATGACCCGGGTCATTAAACTGGAAGAAgcacatatgaaaaaaaatcatgaaagccAATCACCGACAAATTAAATGGTAAAGaatgaaatcaagataaaattacacaaaaaaatatgaaataaaaatggtgattaaaagaatgaggatgaaaataaaaataaaaaaataaattagagggcaacCTAAAATTGCTTAttagagggttaaattgaaaagaaaattaactttaataaaaaaaatcaaaaaaataagaactaaattaaaaaaaaaatataccataAACTTAgattgaaaggtgaaattgaaaattaataaaacttttacaaaagaataaaggaaaaaaaaatagaaatcaaaagataaggattgaattgaaaacaatagtatatgacaaattaaaattgaataacaaaattgaaaacaaataaaagttttataaacaggccaagaacaaaaatcaaaaatcaaaagaataatgattgaaattaaaatatcaaaaataaatagagtcaACCTGTAATTTtttgagaggagagagaaatgaagggggaaaaaaagaatgGTCCGTTGAAGACAAACCACCTCGTCACTACCGACACATTttaaaccaagatgaagatgATGTAGCGTCTCTTCCAATGACACAGCAGAATGGTAGGTTTGGTTACCTGAAGGCGCCACACACATCATCTAAATAGTGAATGAGTGTTTCTCATACACTAGTTAGCTCAGAGTATGCAtcaatatgtttttcaatttaaatattaattaattaagtgaaaAGGATCAGACAAAAAATCTCATACATGCatgacttatatttttttaattccaagaatatatatatcttttcactgtattaaaaaaaaagggataaaaacatCATTCCTTAatggctttaattttttttttcttactttgagtgtaatttaattatttactatttttcaaattaaaaaaacatatatacccGGTGACAATCGGTaatgagaaaaaattgaattatctcCCATTCAagccatttcatttttttctttgaaggcCAAAACCatagttttattataataatgaatagtgtttttttttttaataattattgtgCAAtgcatcttttaattttgttttttaaataattaatgttaatgtAGTCTAGGTGTAGGTGGGGacagaaaattaaattattaaaacccAACCAATCATCCATCTTGAAGCCAACTACCATTCTAATCATACACCAACGCCACCCTCGACGAATCTGGACCATTCAAATCCAAAGATTAACAATATATCACATTGGATACCTGCTCTGTCCAAAGCCCTCAGAAGAAAACCCCCAGATTGATTAAATTCTTATTCCACTAATATTCCTTCCTCCTAAAATCTCCACGATTTCTTTAGATTCTCTGAAATAAATGGCTCACTGCATGATGATTGTTCCTTTGCTTATCTCGCTTTGTCTGATCCTACCTTTGATTCAAGCCTCCAAATTCCAGTACTGCGGTCTCTCCCTCTCTAAATCCTCTCTTTCCAATTCATCTCAACtaaaatcttgttttattttaatttaatttaatcttcttcttttttttcatgcagATAATAACAAGGATTATGACGTTAAAGTTAGCGGAGTGAAGATAAGCCCAAATCCGGTGAAGAAAGGGAAACCAGCGACCTTCACTATCTCTGCAACAACAAGTGactatgtttttctttcttatggaaattaatggcttttttttttttggataatttcattttgttattttgatcgTTGtattatagttaattaatacaggTGAATCAATtactggatttaaaaaaaaaaacattttggatAATTATAAGTTGCAAGTCTGATTGctgaattataattatttaattaatacagGTGAATCAATAACTGATGGGAAAATGAGGGTCGATGTTAGATACTTCGGATTTCCTGTGTATAGTCAGGATCATGATCTTTGCGAGGAAACGTCCTGCCCTGTAACCAGTGGTAATTTTGTGGTGTCTCACACTGAAGAGTTGCCTGGGTTCACTCCACCTGTAAGTGATTTATATGCattttacatatattttgatGAATGTTATTGATTGGATATTGTGGATGTCACATCTGTGTGTTTGGAAAATTCTGTCGAGGATGACATGATTATGGCATATAATCAGATGCTTTGAACTAAGCAACTGGCTCTTCAAGCTCAgctgttttaagttttttgcaGCTGTGGGCAATTTATTTGGCATGTCAATCTCAAGGAGCATGGTTTTTTCAAGAGTGAAAACTGAGTCAAGTGAATTGGATGATGGGATATTGTTTCTTATAATATTCCCTTTTGAGATCTCTAAATTAGCAATCTTAGTTTTGGGATTAATTGATTTGGTTTGTTTCCAACTCATTGTTTTGTTAACCATATATGCCTGATTTTTCTTCCAACATCATGAATTTCAAAACCTCCATTAGATGTCATGAAATCCGTTATTATTTTCTAGAGAAAAATGGTGAGTGGTACATAGtcatttttttctccaattATGATCTAGCTACTTCAATCTCTATAGCTTGTGGGTGCACTCATCGGTGATCAGTTTCTCTGAAGCACTGTTTGATAGTAGGGAATTGTCCAGAATAAAACCATCACAGCTGCTATCATCCGTGAATAGATGTTTCTGCTGGACATAATTTTCCTTTCAAACAAGCATTATTAGTTTAATGACAATAATGATACTTTTCTGTGAATCAAATCCAACtcctaaatttctttttaatgaaaaatttatcACCATGTTATTTGTACTCTTGCTTGAATCTCTATCTACTCCAccctcacctttttttttattatccttcTTATGAGTGGTTACAACGTATGGAGGATAGACTATCCCAGCCTCctgtttcttttctcatttcttttgaATTGTTGACTACTTGATTCGAAATGGCTTTTGAAAGGTCCCTGGTTTGAATCACTGGATCTAATTTTATAGTGGAGGCAAGATAGTGAGATCAATCAGATGAATGGATTTTGCATTTACCTGCCAATGTTTGTCATTTGCAGGGTTCATACTCTCTTACTATGAAGATGATTGATGGAGAAAGTCGTGAACTTACTTGCATTTCCTTTGGTTTTCGCATTGGTTCTGCATCATCCGTTTCTGACGTTTAGGTGCCTTGAAGGCTTGCCTCATGGTCTAAGCACCATCACTTCTGTATCCATAGTATATACCTTTTAGCTACCCTAATATTGCTACAATGTCATGATGTGTAATGTATGATTAAGCTCCATTTTCTTAATACGAGGATCAATACTGTAGCTACGTTATTGAGAATTCTCAATGCCCATTATGTATCCTTTGATGCAGTATGATTGCAGGATGATAGGCTATCTGCTCACATGAACTTTGgggtaatttgttttcaaacagATGACTATTGAATAAAATCGTATGCCATATTGCACAAATGTAGGAAGGGAATAAAAACTGATGTTGTGATCATTGAAGGATCAACTACATATTTGGTGCAAAATGACTGGTCTGCTAAAGAGAAATCAATTTTCTATGAATGAATAATACGAGAACACAGATTATTTGCTATGCATGTCCTTGATGTCCCCATGTGTGCTTTGAGACCTGCCTTACAGATCGGATTCCATGCTGCAAAATGCTTTGTGAGAGATGGGGGAAAAACCCGCTTTTCTAAATAACGAGCCCACTTTCTGGTGATTGTTTGGTCACCACATGACGAGGTCCTTTTCTCAGCCTTCGAGGTcccaaaacttcattttttacccttctcctttttgaaataaaaaaaatgtttttatatctttttaaccataaaaataacaacGTTATAACTGGATACAATCATCAATCAACTccgaaaactaaataaaatataatgctCAGCCTataaaacagagagagagagagagagagagatatctTAATGACTTGTGAATTCATCTCACTCAACCTTTCACCTCTTCTTGTACTCTTTAATCTCTGTGCTTCCTCCTTCGttctttgtaaaatatattatttctggGTTTACTTGTTAGATATTCCAATTCATAGTTTTGATGtttgggtgtgtgtgtgtgtgtgtatgtatatatatatatataaacaggtGTTAGGTCTAAAATCTACCTCCTCTAACT
The Populus nigra chromosome 3, ddPopNigr1.1, whole genome shotgun sequence genome window above contains:
- the LOC133689656 gene encoding MD-2-related lipid-recognition protein ROSY1, which translates into the protein MAHCMMIVPLLISLCLILPLIQASKFQYCDNNKDYDVKVSGVKISPNPVKKGKPATFTISATTSESITDGKMRVDVRYFGFPVYSQDHDLCEETSCPVTSGNFVVSHTEELPGFTPPGSYSLTMKMIDGESRELTCISFGFRIGSASSVSDV